The following nucleotide sequence is from Borreliella spielmanii.
ACAATATTATCTTTTTCTGTAGGGCTATTTACCCAATTTTTTATGTTAGACAACGCTTCTTTAAAGATACTGTAATAATAAAGCCTATCCTTTTTTTGTTCTTGCTTTATATCTTTTTTCTGAATTTGATCAATCTCTTTTTTTTGTTCCTTTTTTTGTTCTTGCTTGACATTAACTTGCTTGTTAGGTGTAGAATTCTCGTTTTCATAATTATTGTAATTAAGTGCTGCATCAGTATCCACTTCACTTTTTATGTTAAGATGTCCCACTAAAGCGTACCTTTTGAAATAAGTAATAGCTGAGCCAACTTGTTGTGGTATTGAATTATTTTTAGACCCATCTATATGAATTCGTGTATCAAAAGACTCTTCATACTCAGCACTTGTGCTGTAGAATGTGGTCCTAATATAATCAAATATACCGTATTGACCCTCTTTAGAAATTGGATTTTGCTCAAAATCAAGCTCCAAATTATGCTTTTTAATAACGTTGTATATTTCTTCTACTATGTCATTGAAATTCTGATATTTGTATCCATATCCCTTATTTATAAGACTTTTGTCAATACCCGGCAAATTCATTCTTAGAGTTTGCATATCTTTTCTGAATTTAATTTTTGCTTGAATATCATTTTGTATATCTTGGTTTTTTTCTATGTTTGTCATTTTAGATGACCTCCTTTGATAGTTAATAATAAATATATAGCAAAAACTATTTTTGCCAACTTTTTTACAAAAATTTTTTACAAAAAAAGTGGGCCTTAACCAAACTCTCTTTACAAAGAATCTCGTTAAGA
It contains:
- a CDS encoding ERF family protein codes for the protein MTNIEKNQDIQNDIQAKIKFRKDMQTLRMNLPGIDKSLINKGYGYKYQNFNDIVEEIYNVIKKHNLELDFEQNPISKEGQYGIFDYIRTTFYSTSAEYEESFDTRIHIDGSKNNSIPQQVGSAITYFKRYALVGHLNIKSEVDTDAALNYNNYENENSTPNKQVNVKQEQKKEQKKEIDQIQKKDIKQEQKKDRLYYYSIFKEALSNIKNWVNSPTEKDNIV